Genomic window (Stigmatella aurantiaca):
GGTTGGGCTGCAGCTCTTCGATCATCCGGACCATGGCGCCCACCACCGCCTCCTGCGGCAGCGCGTGCTCCAGGCGCCGGCTCAGGGGCGGCAGGAAGTGCCGCTCCAGGGCGGTGAAGATCTCCGGATCACACACCAGCCCCATCTTGATGATCTCCGCCAGCCCGCAGCGCAGCTCCCGGGCCGGCAGGGTGGACAGGAACCCCCGGTCATTGAGCGTCGCGTACGCGGGGTAGTACGTGCCGATGAGGTTCTTCGAACCGGCCAGGTTCACCCCCGTCTTCACGCCCACGGCCACGTCCACCTGGCCCACCAGGGTGGTGGGCACCTTGATGTAGCGGATGCCCCGCCGGTAGATGGACGCGGCGAAGCCCACCGTGTCCAGGACGATGCCGCCGCCGATGGCGACCAGCAGCCCGTGACGGTCCAGGCTGAAGGACTTGGCGGCCTCGCAGAGGCGCAGCACGTTCTCGATCGACTTGTTCGACTCGGAGGTGCTCAGCACCAGGAAGCGGTACTGCTCCGGCGCGAAGTGGGCGCGGAAGTACTGGCGGATGCGCTCCCCGTGCAGCCGGTCCACGGAGGGGCTGATGCACACCAGCATGCGCGCGTCGCGGCACAGGCCGAGCAGCACCGAGCTGCCCGGCTCGAAGAGCCCGTCCTCGTTGTGCACGCCGTAGCCGAAGTCCGCCTGTGCGGCGACCTGCAGCGTGGTGCCCAGAACGCTCGTACCGCCACCCACCACCTTGATATGCGCCATGATGTCGTCACTCAACCCGCGTAGTTCACTCGCCCATTTCGATAGATGCCCACGGAGGTCTGCTTCCGATCCAACGCACCATTGCGGAAGCGCATGTTGATCGACACGCGGTCCCGGCCCGAGGTGTTGTGGTTCACCTTATGGAACAGGGTGCAATCCGTGATGACCAGATCGCCCGCCTTCGGGCACAGCTGCTTCTGGCCCGGCAGGTCGCCGTGGGGCTCGCCGGACGGCAGGCGCTTGTTCCCATGGCTGCCTTCCACCACGTGCAGAGCCCCGGACTCCAGCGAGGTGTCGAACGGGTAGAGCAGGAAGTTGAACATCTGCCCCGCCCCGACGGTCTCCGGGTCGATGTCCTGGTGCCAGGGGATGGCCTGCCCCTCGCCGGCCTTGTGATACTGCACCAGCGAGGCATGGAAGAGCCCCTCCTCCGGCAGCAGCTCGCGCACGATGTGGCGCAGGCGGGGGTGTTCAATCAACGCCGCGAGGGTGGGCACGTGCGCGTGCCGGTCCACGTAGCAGTAGCTCGTGGACTGGTACTTCTTGAAGAAGTGCTCGGAGCCCTCGCGGGGCACCATGAGCGCCTTGTTGGAGATGAGCGCCAGCACCTCGGCCTGGAGCGCCTCCAGCTCGGCGCCATGCACGAAGGACGGCAGGTGGATGTAGCCCTGCGCCTGGAAACGGGACGTGTCGAACAGCCAGCGTGTGTTGTCCACCGATGGGCTCTCCATGGGGCACTCCATGACGTTCGCCGGTTACGGCGACGGGGATAGGGGTTTGATGAGCGGGTCCACCTCGGACAGGGCGGAGAAGTAGGCCCGGACCGCACGGTGGTCCTGAATCATCGGGTTCATCAGGCAGGCGCGCAGCACCCGCTGGGGCGAGCGCTCCAGGATGGCCTCCAGCAGCTCCACCTCGGCCTGCTTCATCTGCTTGACGAGCGTGAACTCGGGAAGGCGGGCCACGTGCTCCGGCGGCGCGAGCGCCACATGGCCCCCGGCCCCCATGCGGGCGTTGGTCTCGACGACACACGTGCGGCAGCCCAGACCAAAAGGGTCCGGGACTCCCAGGTTGAGGATCAACGGGTCGCGGGCGAGCTGAAGCAGGTTCGAGAGCACGGGGGTGACGATGAGATCGTACCAATCGCACCGCCGCGCGGCCAGCCGTTCCAGGAAGGGCTCCGGAGCCAGCGCCTCCAGGGGTGTCTGTCTCACCTTGTCGGCCAGTTCCTGCTCGAGCGCATACAGGAACGAGGCCCGGTTGGGCTTCTGCCGCTGCCCTTCCCAGACCGCGTTCCGGTTGAAGATCAAGTCCCAGGCGGGGATGACGATCGACTCGAAGGCCCGGTGGTACGCGGGCGCCAGGGCGCACGCATCCAGGCGCTCCTTGAGTTCTGAGAAGATGCTCTGTCCCGACAGCCGCACATCGTGGACGAAGCCGAAGTGATTGACGCCAAAGTACTGGAGGTCGACCGCCGCCCGCGGCTGCTGGAGCAGCTCGGCATACGCGGAGCGCAGGACCTCAGGGTAGTCGCAGATTCCCACCACGGGCAGCCCGAACCGCTCCAGCATGTACTGGGTGACGATGCTGCACGGGTTGGTGAAGTTCACCAGGGTGTAGGGCCCGGTCTTGCCCCGGAGCGTCTCCAGGAAGGGCGTCAGCCCCACGAGGGTCCGGATGGCATTGCTGACCCCCACCATGCCCAGGGTCTCGTCGGCCACCAGCCCCTGGGCCAGGGCGATCTTCTCATCCAGGTCGCGGGCGGCCATGCCGCCGAAGCGGAGCTGGTTGAAGACGAGGCCATACTCCCCGTCCAGGCAGGTCTCGAAGTCCGTGGTGAAGTCCGTCCGGAGCCCCGAGGCGCGCGTCAGCTGCCCACACATCC
Coding sequences:
- a CDS encoding sedoheptulose 7-phosphate cyclase produces the protein MAHIKVVGGGTSVLGTTLQVAAQADFGYGVHNEDGLFEPGSSVLLGLCRDARMLVCISPSVDRLHGERIRQYFRAHFAPEQYRFLVLSTSESNKSIENVLRLCEAAKSFSLDRHGLLVAIGGGIVLDTVGFAASIYRRGIRYIKVPTTLVGQVDVAVGVKTGVNLAGSKNLIGTYYPAYATLNDRGFLSTLPARELRCGLAEIIKMGLVCDPEIFTALERHFLPPLSRRLEHALPQEAVVGAMVRMIEELQPNLFELNLERLVDFGHTFSMSLETASGYAHAHGEAVAMDMALSACLSNELGILAEAEFERILTLLEVVGLPVFDASLCSVDAMWQALMEVNVHRGHRINLVIPARIGEGMFLHGLEDVPREALARAIRRMAERAQRGREGLPPAVPVSAA
- a CDS encoding phytanoyl-CoA dioxygenase family protein gives rise to the protein MESPSVDNTRWLFDTSRFQAQGYIHLPSFVHGAELEALQAEVLALISNKALMVPREGSEHFFKKYQSTSYCYVDRHAHVPTLAALIEHPRLRHIVRELLPEEGLFHASLVQYHKAGEGQAIPWHQDIDPETVGAGQMFNFLLYPFDTSLESGALHVVEGSHGNKRLPSGEPHGDLPGQKQLCPKAGDLVITDCTLFHKVNHNTSGRDRVSINMRFRNGALDRKQTSVGIYRNGRVNYAG
- a CDS encoding 6-phospho-beta-glucosidase, coding for MSGAQTSLFILGGSSFYTLLLVESLHRAGVTSHLRRITLFGRDRQRLEAVARMCGQLTRASGLRTDFTTDFETCLDGEYGLVFNQLRFGGMAARDLDEKIALAQGLVADETLGMVGVSNAIRTLVGLTPFLETLRGKTGPYTLVNFTNPCSIVTQYMLERFGLPVVGICDYPEVLRSAYAELLQQPRAAVDLQYFGVNHFGFVHDVRLSGQSIFSELKERLDACALAPAYHRAFESIVIPAWDLIFNRNAVWEGQRQKPNRASFLYALEQELADKVRQTPLEALAPEPFLERLAARRCDWYDLIVTPVLSNLLQLARDPLILNLGVPDPFGLGCRTCVVETNARMGAGGHVALAPPEHVARLPEFTLVKQMKQAEVELLEAILERSPQRVLRACLMNPMIQDHRAVRAYFSALSEVDPLIKPLSPSP